In Aedes albopictus strain Foshan chromosome 3, AalbF5, whole genome shotgun sequence, the following are encoded in one genomic region:
- the LOC134290296 gene encoding uncharacterized protein LOC134290296 produces the protein MPRRLEAKYLANFRKRKREEQEIEGVSPRPAVTNAERMRQYRQRRKNARETIGVGVGPGVNAGTTAAANLEPVLNFVLEPLPGRSTDPVRFVAVPVNGTLPNGAVSYSGSYTIIGQVINVPVDVDEMVRALPRELEDDYAFNVCIKKHLIHKSNYLSGFVKKSVVKAWLEYLVTTPLYRREGVSFNQERLSAIASEPQPGSSRDGDAIQLDIIEETNDVEMFAGQQQTLMWNEDKCLEIAPAQNRRPVSIVYDDDAEELSFPDIYLGHPRKFKAGTHVTPFMKATSELRRSDRRGAKPNHLLYMAMKILRLRVTEGLQHVFKSVGTANITRGQLNDRAFVEGLMERNLSFMKSILGVALGKPTMFLTLSASETQWPLLLKQLHKLSSEYNGIDLTDPLQELSALQRATLVNDDAVTCCLYFNKLVDVLMTILSSPRFSPLGKHYVVDSFKRIEFQHRGSPHAHIMLWLANDPNETVSEDMPATMELIRKVSSISAVHLPETIKKQIHDHTRTCYKRNEKRCRFNIPYWPMNEERTLIPLTADDSRRDRLRKRASEMRQILETKAFDTLEEFLDDCKCTYEYYLDVLRSSIKRPTIFLKRVMNELWTNPFNPWIAQKLRSNMDLQFILDVYSCACYLVDYVNKSNRGISGLHRELIALQEQYPDQDYTALLKKVSLKMLNSVEMCAQEAAWVLLRLPMSEASRKVQFLPTMWPHERIRSRKQYRQMDEEEIDEDSTDVWTKNIIQKYEERDGLEDVCLADFAARYTQRRGTNTYTIRNVPRILRWRGYSMNELAEYKRESVLLFWPFRSEVCDILDGNKFLQLYDMNEADLLRKRREYDCELNLEQTVEEYLRTCENEEVGEQENAATEKNNEFVRTIIMEPNNDDIEHLPTGALNAVIRQRTNVMSKEDYCAMVRTTNAEQRDLILQMIHSLHSYDESSKPMQIFFTGPAGCGKTFTLRILMETINRYSQAHNAQKNAFVACASTGKAAVAIGGTTVHSAFRITMSRRANSKLSFEMLQLYRNAFANIKAVIIDEVSMIGADILNTIHARLQDISGNYDDPFGGINIVFCGDLRQLPPVNARPVYKPTGNSFHGAVLWQALDFLPLIKVMRQTDVEFSSILTKIGNGQQMTAEETKLIESRFRTVEWCKQNAPGAIRLYHRNADVEAYNNEVLHNQDALDCIADDVFAGYKDAGQLASSRIKLYKMSVVETGGLPYLLRLSVGMPYMITTNVDVEDGVVNGAIGELKYIEKDEDGSVVKLWFKYDNETIGAALRIKSRPTVYSRPGILQPDWTPIAKRSGNIKLSSIIKCKRIQFPVVSACALTVHKSQGGTFSEVVYDYDKSQDQQLVYVGLSRVTTLQGLYLTNSANSFKFHHAKGSNSPKMVDLRNELLRLSNHRLRTLGDELSEVVENSGSACTLMSLNVQSLNAHAQDIATDRILSSVEFLALNETWMDATSPIEIDGYKRITQCKRMGMRAAGVAIYQKETASTVAVPHPIKQLGEDRDETFAEVINYGDICAAKVDQMLSTCVQNKKATIVKPDNPSASNDPAGDDSPILNHVIKLNEPNFCSRYSSAVDEPPKNKPSIDDVATGGGGKKRRKPKEQQQRVQQPACVATTESPPRKKQDKNETFFRKVEQSQRGECTPDFEMSGTQWNDDESEPEPDRNDTDAWLSWIQRSIERGRRRNCSK, from the exons ATGCCGCGCCGTTTGGAAGCAAAATATCTTGCGAACTTCCGCAAGCGGAAGCGTGAAGAGCAGGAAATCGAAGGAGTCTCGCCGAGGCCTGCTGTGACGAATGCGGAACGCATGAGGCAGTACAGGCAGCGGCGGAAAAATGCGCGGGAAACTATCGGCGTTGGTGTCGGGCCCGGTGTCAATGCCGGTACGACTGCGGCTGCCAATCTTGAGCCGGTGCTCAATTTTGTGCTGGAACCTCTTCCGGGCAGGAGCACTGATCCGGTGAGATTTGTAGCAGTCCCAGTCAACGGTACATTGCCAAATGGTGCGGTTTCATATAGCG GCAGTTACACGATCATTGGTCAGGTGATCAATGTTCCAGTAGATGTAGATGAGATGGTTAGGGCACTTCCACGCGAGCTTGAAGATGATTATGCTTTTAACGTGTGCATTAAAAAGCACCTTATTCATAAATCAAATTACTTGTCTGGATTCGTCAAAAAGTCTGTGGTGAAAGCTTGGTTGGAATATCTTGTTACCACTCCTTTGTATAGACGGGAGGGGGTAAGTTTTAACCAGGAACGATTGAGCGCTATTGCTTCTGAGCCTCAACCTGGTTCATCGCGGGATGGAGACGCGATCCAGCTGGATATCATCGAGGAAACCAATGATGTGGAGATGTTTGCTGGTCAACAACAGACACTTATGTGGAATGAGGATAAGTGTTTGGAAATCGCCCCAGCTCAAAACAGGAGACCAGTTTCCATCGTTTACGATGATGATGCCGAGGAGCTTTCCTTTCCGGATATTTATCTTGGACACCCCAGAAAATTCAAGGCTGGGACTCACGTCACGCCTTTCATGAAGGCTACCAGTGAGCTGAGACGGAGTGATAGGCGAGGAGCCAAGCCCAACCATTTGCTGTACATGGCTATGAAGATTCTGCGTCTTCGAGTTACCGAAGGGTTACAGCATGTCTTCAAAAGCGTGGGAACCGCGAACATAACGCGAGGACAGCTCAACGACCGAGCTTTCGTGGAAGGTCTTATGGAACGGAACCTGTCGTTTATGAAGTCGatactaggggtcgca TTGGGGAAGCCAACAATGTTCCTGACTCTGAGCGCCAGTGAAACTCAATGGCCTCTTTTGTTGAAGCAGCTACACAAACTCTCCAGTGAGTATAACGGCATTGATTTAACGGACCCGCTGCAGGAGCTGAGTGCTCTACAGCGAGCAACGCTGGTCAATGACGATGCCGTCACGTGCTGCTTGTACTTCAACAAGCTTGTCGATGTTCTCATGACGATCCTTTCTTCACCAAGGTTCAGCCCGTTGGGAAAGCATTACGTCGTGGACTCCTTCAAGCGCATCGAGTTTCAGCATCGCGGCAGCCCACATGCACATATCATGCTTTGGCTCGCAAACGATCCTAACGAAACTGTTTCTGAAGATATGCCTGCTACAATGGAACTTATTAGGAAAGTTAGTTCCATCAGCGCTGTGCATTTGCCGGAAACGATCAAGAAGCAGATTCATGACCACACGCGTACTTGCTACAAACGTAATGAAAAGCGTTGCAGGTTTAACATACCGTACTGGCCAATGAACGAAGAGCGAACACTGATTCCTCTCACCGCTGATGATAGTCGCCGTGATCGATTGAGGAAGCGTGCCTCGGAAATGAGACAAATTTTGGAAACCAAGGCATTTGACAcgttagaggagtttctagacgaCTGTAAATGTACATACGAGTACTACCTTGATGTTCTGCGTTCTTCGATTAAGCGACCAACGATCTTCCTGAAGCGAGTGATGAATGAGCTATGGACGAATCCTTTCAACCCATGGATTGCTCAAAAGCTTCGTTCTAACATGGATTTGCAGTTCATCCTCGACGTGTACTCATGTGCGTGTTACTTGGTTGACTATGTCAACAAGTCCAACCGCGGTATAAGTGGATTGCATCGAGAGCTTATCGCTCTGCAAGAGCAGTATCCGGACCAAGATTACACGGCTTTGCTGAAGAAGGTTAGTTTGAAAATGCTGAACTCTGTGGAGATGTGTGCCCAGGAAGCTGCATGGGTACTTCTGCGATTGCCTATGTCTGAAGCCAGCAGGAAAGTTCAATTCTTGCCAACGATGTGGCCTCATGAAAGGATAAGATCTAGGAAACAGTACAGGCAGATGGATGAAGAGGAAATCGATGAGGATTCGACTGATGTGTGGACCAAGAACATTATCCAGAAATACGAAGAGCGCGATGGCTTAGAAGATGTGTGTTTAGCTGACTTCGCAGCACGGTACACTCAAAGAAGAGGTACTAACACCTACACTATCCGGAATGTTCCACGAATATTGAGATGGCGTGGCTACAGCATGAACGAGTTGGCTGAGTACAAGCGTGAATCGGTACTTTTGTTTTGGCCATTCAGAAGCGAAGTCTGCGACATTCTGGATGGCAACAAGTTTCTTCAGCTTTATGATATGAACGAGGCAGATCTCTTGAGAAAACGAAGGGAATATGACTGCGAGCTGAACTTGGAACAGACTGTAGAGGAATACCTTCGTACTTGTGAGAACGAAGAGGTTGGTGAGCAGGAGAATGCCGCTACAGAGAAGAATAATGAATTTGTGCGAACGATCATCATGGAGCCCAACAACGACGATATTGAACATTTGCCCACAGGAGCACTGAATGCTGTCATCAGGCAACGTACTAATGTCATGTCGAAAGAAGATTACTGTGCAATGGTGAGGACAACCAATGCTGAGCAGCGCGACCTCATCCTGCAAATGATCCACAGTTTGCACAGTTACGATGAAAGCAGCAAGCCGATGCAGATTTTCTTTACTGGACCTGCAGGGTGCGGTAAAACATTCACTCTGCGCATTTTAATGGAGACGATAAATCGCTACAGTCAAGCCCACAACGCGCAGAAGAACGCCTTTGTGGCGTGTGCTTCCACCGGAAAAGCAGCCGTTGCTATAGGAGGAACAACCGTTCATTCAGCGTTTCGGATTACTATGTCAAGGCGAGCCAATTCGAAACTCAGCTTTGAGATGCTGCAGTTGTACCGCAATGCTTTTGCAAACATTAAGGCGGTCATAATCGATGAAGTTAGTATGATTGGTGCGGATATTCTCAACACCATTCATGCGCGTCTTCAGGACATTAGTGGCAATTATGATGATCCATTTGGCGGAATTAACATCGTATTCTGTGGAGACTTGCGACAATTGCCACCCGTCAATGCAAGGCCTGTTTACAAGCCTACAGGTAATTCTTTTCACGGTGCTGTTCTTTGGCAAGCATTGGATTTCTTACCGCTTATTAAGGTTATGCGGCAGACAGATGTAGAGTTCTCCAGTATACTCACTAAGATTGGTAATGGCCAGCAAATGACTGCTGAGGAGACCAAACTGATTGAAAGTCGGTTCCGTACTGTAGAGTGGTGTAAACAAAACGCACCAGGAGCAATAAGGCTTTATCATCGGAATGCGGATGTTGAAGCATACAACAACGAAGTACTGCATAATCAGGATGCTCTGGACTGTATAGCGGATGACGTTTTTGCGGGATACAAGGACGCTGGTCAACTGGCAAGCTCTCGCATCAAGCTCTACAAGATGAGCGTCGTGGAAACCGGTGGGTTACCGTATTTGCTACGCCTTTCCGTTGGTATGCCATACATGATTACAACCAACGTTGATGTAGAAGATGGCGTAGTGAATGGTGCGATAGGTGAGCTGAAATATATTGAAAAGGATGAAGACGGCTCAGTTGTGAAACTATGGTTCAAGTACGACAACGAGACGATAGGTGCTGCGTTGAGGATCAAATCGCGACCAACTGTCTATTCAAGGCCAGGAATTCTGCAACCCGATTGGACTCCTATTGCAAAGCGTTCAGGTAACATAAAGCTAAGCAGCATCATTAAATGCAAACGCATACAGTTTCCGGTGGTTAGTGCCTGTGCGTTAACAGTTCATAAGTCGCAAGGTGGCACTTTCTCCGAGGTCGTGTATGATTATGACAAGAGTCAAGATCAGCAATTGGTGTACGTTGGCTTGTCACGTGTTACGACGCTTCAAGGCCTTTACTTGACGAACTCCGCAAACTCGTTTAAATTTCATCATGCTAAGGGTAGCAACTCACCAAAGATGGTGGATTTAAGGAACGAGTTGTTGCGTTTGAGTAATCACCGACTGCGTACACTAGGAGATGAACTGAGTGAAGTAGTTGAAAACAGCGGCTCTGCATGCACATTGATGAGCCtcaatgtacagagtttgaacgcTCACGCGCAGGACATAGCGACTGATCGAATCCTTTCAAGCGTAGAATTTCTCGCTCTGAATGAAACCTGGATGGATGCTACCTCTCCAATAGAGATTGATGGATATAAGCGCATCACCCAGTGCAAGCGAATGGGTATGAGAGCGGCTGGAGTCGCGATCTATCAGAAGGAAACGGCATCAACCGTGGCTGTTCCGCATCCCATCAAGCAACTCGGTGAGGATCGAGACGAGACGTTTGCCGAAGTGATCAACTATGGAGACATATGTGCAGCAAAG